In Gemmatimonadaceae bacterium, the following proteins share a genomic window:
- a CDS encoding PadR family transcriptional regulator — translation MSGGQSRIELLQGTLDFIILQTLRWGPQHGFGVAQMIRAHSNETLQVDTGSLYPALHRLERAKLIDAKWDRSDKGQRVRVYRLTAAGRKRLIVERTKWERMTQAIAGILNPAIAENES, via the coding sequence ATGTCCGGCGGACAATCACGCATCGAGCTGCTCCAGGGGACGCTCGACTTCATCATCCTCCAAACGCTTCGCTGGGGACCGCAGCACGGCTTCGGTGTCGCGCAGATGATTCGCGCCCACTCGAACGAAACGCTGCAGGTCGACACCGGATCGCTCTACCCGGCGCTGCATCGTCTCGAGCGCGCCAAGCTCATCGATGCGAAGTGGGACCGGTCCGACAAAGGCCAACGCGTTCGCGTCTATCGGCTCACCGCGGCCGGGCGCAAACGGCTCATCGTCGAGCGCACGAAGTGGGAGCGGATGACGCAGGCGATTGCCGGCATTCTGAACCCGGCCATCGCGGAGAACGAATCATGA
- a CDS encoding ABC transporter permease, translating into MTWPWRRRAREMELAEELQAHLDMAAAQRIERGESPSAARDNARREFGNTTHVAEVTREMWGGASWDAFVRDARYAARGLRRSPTFAAVAVATFALGIGANTAMFTVVNGALLAPLPFAHPEQLVMLSHRSVDAGPNSPHNLSDHTFAELRATPPRAFTSIATFAGSQMTLTGNGDAEPLNAGQVTASLPATLGVSPVIGRSFTAEEEEPGNNHVVLLSDQLWRERFGGARSVLGTSITLNGLAYTVIGVMPPIFDLPHGVAFWTPLAIKPTPNNFIDRAVIARLSAGTTIEAARRELASMLPRLPSTADEKPGTHITDVRPMVDLLVARAKPTLWIFSGAVFFVLLIACANVVNLLLIRASTRRHEIGVRAALGAGRARIVRQLVTESALVACIGGAAGIVLAKWGVRVLIAVAPPGRIPRAQEITVDWRVLGAAFGVSLIAGLVCGIFPALASTRRDPREALSTSGRTVAGSHDRIRRVFVVAQLSLAIVLLSGAGLLLKSFTRLRAVDTGFHSSGIVTFRTILSPAAFPTPTDLHTFEAQVLDRVRRVPGVGTASLVNVLPIRPPHLIGDLRIDGISSVPKGYDVHKIVVAPEYFGTMGIRLFAGRDFNSADNASSLPVTIVTRSIARRFWPSDGRGAIGQRLTEEENPQPGDWKTIVGVVDDVVEQGLTQGRDRAQYVPLSQATDMPFISNDVTFVMRSARSAEELTPTVRAIVHELNPVVAVRNVQSMDDIASASIADSRFETQLVTIFSALALLLAAVGTYGVLAYDVAARMHELGVRVALGAMSQDVIRVVTRRMLALVVPGLALGLIGALAVTRVLQKSLFEVTPTDPATMLAVAGVLLLVALIAGFAPTRRAVRVDPMTALRND; encoded by the coding sequence ATGACATGGCCGTGGCGACGTCGTGCGCGTGAGATGGAGCTTGCCGAAGAGCTCCAGGCGCATCTCGACATGGCCGCGGCCCAGCGCATCGAGCGCGGCGAATCGCCGTCGGCGGCGCGCGACAATGCGCGCCGCGAGTTCGGCAACACGACGCACGTCGCCGAAGTGACGCGCGAGATGTGGGGCGGCGCGTCGTGGGACGCATTCGTTCGCGACGCGCGGTATGCGGCGCGCGGTCTGCGTCGTTCGCCGACGTTCGCCGCGGTCGCCGTTGCCACCTTTGCCCTTGGCATCGGTGCCAACACCGCCATGTTCACCGTCGTGAACGGTGCGCTGCTCGCGCCGCTGCCGTTCGCGCATCCCGAGCAGTTGGTCATGCTCTCGCATCGGTCCGTGGACGCAGGTCCGAACAGCCCGCACAACCTGAGCGATCACACGTTCGCCGAATTGCGGGCGACGCCGCCGCGCGCGTTCACGTCGATCGCCACCTTTGCGGGAAGCCAGATGACGCTCACCGGCAACGGTGACGCGGAGCCACTCAACGCAGGACAGGTCACGGCGAGTCTCCCGGCCACCCTCGGCGTCTCTCCGGTCATCGGACGCTCGTTCACGGCGGAGGAAGAAGAGCCTGGGAACAATCACGTCGTGCTATTGAGCGACCAGTTGTGGCGCGAGCGCTTCGGCGGCGCGCGTTCCGTGCTCGGCACCTCGATTACGTTGAACGGCCTGGCGTACACGGTGATCGGCGTGATGCCGCCGATCTTTGATCTGCCGCACGGCGTGGCGTTCTGGACGCCGCTCGCCATCAAGCCCACACCGAACAATTTCATCGATCGGGCGGTCATCGCTCGGCTCTCCGCTGGAACGACGATTGAGGCGGCGCGTCGCGAGTTGGCGTCGATGCTCCCGCGGTTGCCGTCAACGGCAGACGAAAAGCCGGGCACGCACATCACGGACGTTCGTCCAATGGTCGATTTGCTCGTCGCGCGCGCGAAGCCCACACTCTGGATCTTCAGTGGCGCCGTGTTCTTTGTACTGCTGATCGCATGTGCGAACGTCGTCAACCTGCTGCTCATCCGCGCGTCGACGCGCCGGCATGAGATCGGCGTCCGCGCGGCGCTCGGCGCTGGACGTGCGCGCATCGTCCGACAACTCGTGACGGAGAGTGCCCTCGTCGCCTGCATTGGCGGCGCGGCGGGAATCGTGCTTGCGAAGTGGGGCGTCCGCGTGCTCATCGCAGTCGCGCCCCCTGGCCGGATCCCGCGTGCCCAGGAGATCACCGTGGATTGGCGTGTGCTTGGCGCTGCGTTCGGTGTGTCGCTCATCGCCGGTTTGGTGTGCGGGATCTTTCCGGCGCTCGCGAGCACGCGGCGCGATCCGCGCGAAGCGCTCTCGACGTCGGGACGCACGGTCGCCGGAAGCCACGACCGGATCCGCCGCGTCTTCGTGGTCGCACAGCTCTCGCTGGCCATCGTGCTGTTGAGCGGCGCCGGACTGCTGCTCAAGAGTTTCACGCGCCTGCGCGCGGTCGACACCGGATTTCACTCGAGCGGCATCGTGACTTTCCGCACGATCCTCTCGCCCGCGGCGTTTCCGACACCCACCGATCTTCACACGTTCGAGGCGCAGGTCCTCGATCGCGTGCGGCGGGTGCCCGGAGTTGGGACGGCGTCGCTCGTGAACGTGCTTCCAATCAGGCCGCCCCACCTCATCGGCGATCTCCGCATCGACGGGATCAGCTCTGTCCCCAAGGGGTACGACGTCCATAAGATCGTCGTCGCGCCCGAATATTTCGGCACGATGGGGATTCGGTTATTTGCCGGCCGCGACTTCAACAGCGCCGACAACGCATCGTCGCTGCCGGTGACGATCGTGACCCGCTCGATCGCGCGACGTTTCTGGCCCTCCGATGGACGCGGCGCGATTGGACAGCGCCTCACGGAGGAAGAAAATCCCCAGCCTGGCGATTGGAAGACGATCGTCGGCGTCGTCGACGACGTCGTGGAACAGGGCCTGACGCAGGGGCGCGACCGCGCGCAATACGTTCCGCTGTCGCAGGCCACCGACATGCCGTTCATCTCCAACGACGTCACGTTCGTGATGCGCTCCGCACGGTCCGCGGAGGAGCTGACGCCGACCGTGCGCGCGATCGTCCACGAGCTCAACCCGGTCGTGGCCGTGCGCAATGTCCAGTCGATGGACGACATCGCCTCCGCATCGATCGCCGACTCGCGCTTCGAGACGCAGCTCGTGACGATCTTCTCGGCGCTCGCGTTGTTGCTCGCCGCCGTCGGAACGTACGGCGTGCTGGCGTACGACGTCGCCGCGCGGATGCACGAGCTGGGCGTTCGCGTGGCGCTTGGCGCGATGTCGCAGGACGTCATTCGCGTCGTTACACGTCGGATGCTTGCGCTCGTGGTTCCTGGGTTGGCGCTCGGACTAATTGGGGCGTTGGCCGTTACGCGCGTGCTTCAGAAATCACTCTTTGAAGTCACGCCTACCGATCCCGCGACAATGCTGGCTGTTGCGGGCGTTCTGTTGCTGGTGGCGTTGATCGCCGGCTTCGCGCCGACGCGCCGAGCCGTGCGCGTTGATCCGATGACGGCACTCCGGAATGACTGA
- a CDS encoding metallophosphoesterase, with product MWWTLLKLLTAITVYGTAVEPRFVIRNNEEARIPGLPAAWRGKQFAVFADMQVGMWWANRDAVRRAVGKVVDVHPAFVLIAGDFVYNADSSVDEQMKEVVELLQPILRDSIPIYAVLGNHDYSLMNEHSNQENYVAHRVRAALTIAGVEVMDNAAHALTQPGTPVSPGDSLYLVGIGEKWANNDDVESVLGTVPPSAPRIVFMHDPDSFVKIPAGQAPFAVAAHTHGMQLGIPFLSDYLWHHHFSDEAMGVEGWQRDRGQAGNAVYVTRGIGFSIVPARIHAAPEVTVFTLEPGP from the coding sequence ATGTGGTGGACTCTGTTGAAGCTGCTCACGGCGATCACCGTCTACGGGACGGCCGTCGAGCCGCGTTTCGTCATTCGTAATAATGAAGAGGCTCGCATTCCCGGCCTGCCCGCGGCGTGGCGGGGGAAGCAGTTCGCCGTGTTCGCCGACATGCAGGTGGGAATGTGGTGGGCGAACCGCGATGCCGTGCGCCGAGCGGTGGGGAAGGTGGTCGACGTGCACCCGGCGTTCGTGCTGATCGCCGGCGACTTCGTGTACAACGCCGACTCGAGCGTCGACGAGCAGATGAAGGAAGTCGTCGAGCTCCTCCAGCCGATTCTTCGCGACAGCATTCCCATCTACGCGGTGCTCGGCAACCATGACTATTCGTTGATGAACGAACACTCGAATCAGGAGAATTACGTCGCGCACCGCGTGCGCGCGGCGCTGACGATCGCCGGCGTGGAAGTGATGGACAACGCCGCACACGCGCTGACACAGCCGGGGACGCCGGTGTCGCCGGGTGATTCGCTGTATCTCGTCGGCATCGGCGAGAAGTGGGCGAACAACGATGACGTCGAGTCCGTGCTCGGCACAGTACCGCCGAGCGCACCGCGGATCGTGTTCATGCACGATCCCGACTCGTTCGTGAAGATTCCGGCCGGTCAGGCACCCTTCGCCGTCGCGGCGCACACGCACGGCATGCAGCTCGGCATCCCGTTCCTGAGCGATTACCTGTGGCACCACCACTTCAGCGATGAAGCGATGGGTGTCGAAGGGTGGCAGCGCGACCGCGGGCAGGCGGGGAATGCCGTGTACGTGACGCGCGGAATTGGGTTCAGCATCGTTCCGGCGCGGATACATGCGGCGCCGGAGGTGACGGTGTTCACGCTGGAACCGGGGCCGTAG